GTGGCGGGGCCGCGAGGAGGGCCGGGACGGGGTGGCCGGGCGCGGCTTCGCGATCTGGGACTGCGGCCCCCTGGGGTACTGGCACCGGGAGCTGCCCGAGGAGCCGGTGGCCGCGGAGGCGGTGCGTCCGGACAACACCGTGCGGCTGGTCCGCGTGGGAGCGAAGCGGGTCTGGGACCTGATCGCGGACCTGCTGCCCGAGGAAGGCGAACTGCGACGCGCCTGAGTCCGGTTGGAATGCGATGCGTGGAACGGAAACGACTGACGGGGAGGACCGAACGTGGCGGTGGGCTTTGATCACGAGTGGGACCGGGCGGGCGCCGGGGCGGCCGATCAGCAGGTGGACATGCGGCTGAACCGCCTCGACGGTCCCGCGGGGCCGCCGGTGCCCGGGGGGCCGGTGCCCGGGGGGCCGGGGAACTTCGCCTCCACTCCGGCCGAGAAGACCTCGGCGGCGAACACGATCGAGACCGAGCTGGAGCCGAACACCAAGAAGGCCACGGAGCACGCGGACGAGGCGACGAACGCCGCGGTCACGGGCTTCGACGGGTGGGACACCGCCGCGGGCCTGAAGAAGGTCGCGGACACCTGGGACAAGCAGGTCAAGAACCTGATGGGCCGGCTCTCCTCCGAGAAGGGTGCGCTGCGGGGCGCCTCGGGTCTCTTCGTACGCAATGACATCGGTCTGGGGGACCAGTTCCGGCCGATCGGCTCCCAGTCGAGGCTGAACGGGCTGTAGGGCGTACCGCGTCGGTCTCCGGGCCCCTCCCCCAATTGGGGGAGGGGCCCCCGCGTATGTCCGCCCATCGGCAGATGGCAGGCGGGCGGGCTCCCGGCGAGGCTGTTCCCGTACCCAAACAGCCCACGCACAACGGGAGTTACGATCGCCATGAAGAGCCGCACGCGCAAACTCGCCCTCACCTTCGCCGCATCCGCCGCCCTGGTGGCCACCCTGGTCGCGGCGGCGCCCGCACCGGCGGCCCCGGCGAACCCCGCGACCCCGGCCGCATCGAAGGTCGCCTCCGTGCACGGGGGCGGCACGATCTTCTTCCCCTACTCCCCCAAGGACGACATCCGCTTCACGGTCGACGCGGAGTCGACCCCGTGGACCAAGCCGCTCCCGGTCCCGGGCCTGGAGAACGGGCTGCCGACGGACGCGCGGGGCCGGGTGACGATCTACCACCAGTACAAGGAGACCGGCTTCACCGCGGTCGCCGAAGCGGAGATCGACTGCCTGGTCACGGGCGGGAAGACGGCCACCCTCACGGCCATCGTCAAGACCGCGAACGTCGACGGCTGGGAGGGCAAGCGGATCGGCATCAGCGTCCAGGACGGCGAGCGCGGCGGCCCGGACCGCCTCGGCTTCTCCTGGGGCGTCGCCAACGTCGACGTGAAGCCGGACGGCACGGCGGACCAGGGCGCGGTGGGCACCTGCATGGCCCCGGCCCCCTTCACGGAGGTCACGAAGGGCGGCTTCAAGGTCACCCCGGCACCGCTGGCCCCGATTCCGAAGCCGTAGCGGCTCCCGCCGAACGGGTTGCCGCTGCGCGGAGCCTTTCCCACCCCGGCCCCGGCCCCGCGAAGCCCGCGGCCGGGTGGGACCCGGTTAACGTCGGGGACACAGGCCCGCACCTGTGCGTTCAACCCCGTTTGCGAGGATTCCCGTATGGCAGCGACGACCTCCCCCCTCCCCACCGCCCGCGGCACGCGCGTGGTCGCCCACCGGGGGGCCTCCCATGAGCATCCCGAGCACACCATGGCCGCCTACCGGCAGGCCATCGCCGACGGGGCCGACGCGCTCGAGTGCGATGTGCGGCTCACCGCCGACCGGAAGCTGGTGTGCGTGCACGACCGGCGGGTGGAGCGAACCTCCGACGGGCGGGGGGTGGTCTCCGAGATGACGTACGCGGAGCTCGCCGCGCTCGACTTCGGGGCCTGGAAGGGGGACGGGCACGCGGGCGCCCGGGTGCTGCTCTTCGAGGACCTGCTCAAAGAGGCGCTGGCGGCGCAGCGCCCCGTCGGGCTCGCCGTCGAGACCAAGCATCCGTCGCGGGCCGGCGGGCGGCTGGAGGTCGAGCTCGTACGGATGCTCAAGGAGTACGGGCTCGCGGACGGGGCATCCGGGCTCGTCGAGGTGATGAGCTTCTCGCGGAACGCGCTGACGCGGACGCACCGGCTCGCGCCCGGGCTGCCGACCGTGTTCCT
This genomic window from Streptomyces sp. NBC_01351 contains:
- a CDS encoding glycerophosphodiester phosphodiesterase → MAATTSPLPTARGTRVVAHRGASHEHPEHTMAAYRQAIADGADALECDVRLTADRKLVCVHDRRVERTSDGRGVVSEMTYAELAALDFGAWKGDGHAGARVLLFEDLLKEALAAQRPVGLAVETKHPSRAGGRLEVELVRMLKEYGLADGASGLVEVMSFSRNALTRTHRLAPGLPTVFLIERTLPLRPARPPFATHAGPGIELVRRDPGLVGRLRAKGLRVRVWTVDEPEDVELCVRLGVDTIITNRPRDVRKLLDDM